A window from Tenacibaculum singaporense encodes these proteins:
- a CDS encoding phytoene/squalene synthase family protein: MKQLFDEVSYACSKLVTQKYSTSFSLATKMLSPKIRTDIYNIYGFVRFADEIVDSFHQYDKEQLLLKFERDYYESKNRGISLNPILNSFIHTVNKYKISDELVQAFLKSMKADLCKTVYTTTEEYNAYIYGSADVVGLMCLKVFVNGNQQKYEELKEPAMRLGSAFQKVNFLRDLKEDFNELNRSYFPNINFGDLSAEGKNAIIKEIEDDFDVAYKNGILKLPVEAKFGVYMAYRYYKKLLKKLKNTPSTKIMDTRIRISNPMKINLLARSYVRYKLNLI, from the coding sequence ATGAAACAATTGTTTGATGAGGTTTCTTACGCATGTAGTAAGTTGGTAACTCAAAAATATAGTACTTCATTTTCGTTAGCCACGAAGATGTTATCACCAAAAATACGTACAGATATTTATAATATTTACGGTTTTGTACGCTTTGCAGATGAAATAGTAGATTCTTTTCATCAGTACGATAAGGAACAATTATTATTAAAGTTTGAAAGAGACTATTACGAATCTAAGAATAGAGGAATTAGTTTAAACCCTATTTTAAACTCGTTTATACACACTGTAAACAAGTACAAAATTTCTGATGAGTTGGTACAGGCGTTTTTGAAAAGTATGAAAGCCGATTTGTGCAAAACAGTATATACAACTACAGAAGAATACAATGCTTATATCTATGGGTCAGCAGACGTTGTAGGTTTAATGTGTTTAAAGGTTTTTGTAAATGGAAATCAGCAAAAATATGAGGAACTAAAAGAGCCTGCAATGCGTTTAGGGTCAGCATTTCAAAAAGTAAATTTTTTAAGAGACTTAAAAGAAGATTTTAACGAATTGAATAGGTCTTATTTTCCAAATATCAATTTTGGAGATTTAAGTGCAGAAGGAAAAAATGCAATTATTAAAGAAATAGAAGATGATTTTGATGTTGCTTACAAAAACGGAATTTTAAAGTTACCTGTTGAGGCAAAATTTGGAGTGTATATGGCATACAGGTATTACAAAAAACTATTAAAAAAGCTAAAAAATACACCTTCAACAAAAATTATGGATACTAGAATTCGAATTTCAAACCCTATGAAAATTAATCTTCTAGCAAGAAGTTATGTAAGGTATAAATTGAATTTAATATGA
- a CDS encoding SDR family oxidoreductase translates to MKILVTGTTGYIGKRLIVRLLESNHQLVCCVRDLDRIPDEFENNPNVTFIKVDFLNIENTSFPKDIDAAYYLIHSMATTSENFKNLELTCAENFKSLIELTNCKQVVYLSGIVNDNSLSKHLQSRYEVEKKLQSNSYALTTFRAGIIVGSGSASFEIIRDIVEKLPVMVTPKWLKTKTQPIAIRDVLAFLENSLQVKETHNKSFDICGPEILTYKEMLLQFAEVRGFKRYIYTLPVLTPKLSSYWLYFVTSTSFNLAQALVDSMKVEVIAKPSNINTLLNVMPITYKEAVALAFQKIEQNEVISSWKDAMSSGVFHDQLAKHIQIPQYGCFKDIRVREVQNETETLYKIWSIGGETGWYKFNFLWKIRGYVDKLFGGVGLRRGRRHPTELEPGDPLDFWRVLLADKKSKRLILFAEMKLPGEAWLEFEIVKDKLYQRAVFRPKGIWGRMYWYAVLPFHAFVFKGMINHLVKA, encoded by the coding sequence ATGAAAATCTTAGTTACAGGCACAACAGGTTATATAGGGAAACGATTAATTGTTAGGTTACTGGAAAGTAATCATCAGTTAGTTTGTTGTGTTCGTGATTTAGATAGAATACCAGATGAGTTTGAAAACAATCCGAATGTTACTTTTATAAAAGTTGATTTTTTAAATATAGAAAATACAAGTTTTCCAAAAGATATTGATGCAGCGTATTATTTAATACACTCGATGGCTACAACATCAGAAAACTTTAAAAACTTAGAGTTAACCTGTGCAGAGAACTTTAAAAGTTTGATAGAACTCACCAACTGCAAACAAGTGGTGTACTTAAGTGGAATTGTAAATGATAACTCATTATCTAAACATTTACAGTCAAGATACGAAGTAGAAAAAAAGCTGCAATCAAACAGTTATGCATTAACAACCTTTAGAGCAGGAATTATTGTAGGAAGCGGAAGTGCTTCTTTTGAAATTATAAGAGATATCGTAGAAAAACTTCCAGTAATGGTAACTCCTAAATGGCTAAAAACAAAAACTCAACCTATTGCGATTAGAGACGTATTAGCTTTTTTAGAAAATAGTTTACAGGTTAAAGAAACCCACAATAAATCTTTTGATATCTGCGGTCCTGAAATATTAACCTATAAAGAAATGTTATTGCAGTTTGCTGAGGTAAGAGGTTTTAAAAGATATATTTACACACTCCCAGTTTTAACACCAAAGCTGTCTTCCTATTGGTTGTATTTTGTAACATCAACCTCTTTTAATCTAGCACAAGCCTTAGTAGATAGTATGAAGGTTGAAGTAATTGCAAAACCAAGCAACATTAATACGTTACTTAATGTAATGCCAATAACCTATAAAGAAGCGGTAGCATTAGCTTTTCAAAAAATAGAACAAAATGAAGTAATTTCTAGTTGGAAAGATGCTATGAGTAGTGGTGTTTTTCATGATCAACTAGCAAAGCATATTCAAATACCTCAATACGGATGTTTTAAAGATATTAGAGTTAGAGAAGTACAAAATGAAACAGAGACACTATATAAAATTTGGAGTATAGGAGGAGAAACAGGATGGTATAAATTCAATTTTCTTTGGAAGATAAGAGGATATGTAGATAAACTTTTTGGAGGTGTAGGTTTAAGAAGAGGAAGAAGGCACCCAACAGAATTAGAACCAGGAGACCCGCTTGATTTTTGGAGAGTCTTATTAGCAGATAAAAAAAGTAAACGGTTGATTTTATTTGCTGAAATGAAACTACCTGGAGAAGCATGGTTAGAGTTTGAAATAGTAAAAGACAAATTATATCAAAGAGCAGTTTTTAGACCTAAAGGAATTTGGGGAAGAATGTACTGGTATGCCGTTTTACCTTTTCACGCATTTGTATTTAAAGGAATGATTAATCATTTGGTAAAAGCGTAA
- a CDS encoding ABC1 kinase family protein: MKTLNRIPTSKIERATKLVSTGVKVGVNYAKYYGNKITKSEEEAKKQLNEDNATDIYDGLKELKGSALKVAQMLSMEKNILPNAYVEKFSLSQFSVPPLSGPLVTKTFKKYFNKTPNEVFDTFTAESVNAASIGQVHKATKDGKELAVKIQYPGVADSISTDLAMVKPIAMKMFNIKGEGSDEYFKEVEEKLLEETNYELELAQSNEIANACKHIPNLKFPKYYTDLSSDRILTMDWMDGVHLSEFTKNEQPEDIANKLGQALWDFYMYQMHKLKKVHADPHPGNFLVSKSNELIVIDFGCMKEVPESFYVPYFELAKRENIDNPAFFESKLYELEILRKDDTPEEITFFKALFYEMLSLFTQPFQQEEFDFSDEEFFGKIADLGQKYAKSTELKKMNGNRGSKHFIYINRTFFGLYNLMHDLKANKVKINNFNTI, from the coding sequence ATGAAAACCCTAAACAGAATACCTACGTCAAAAATAGAACGAGCTACCAAGTTGGTTTCAACAGGAGTAAAAGTTGGTGTAAATTATGCTAAATACTACGGAAATAAAATTACCAAATCAGAAGAGGAAGCAAAAAAACAGCTCAATGAAGATAATGCTACTGATATTTACGATGGATTAAAAGAATTAAAAGGATCAGCATTAAAAGTAGCACAAATGCTAAGCATGGAAAAGAATATTTTACCCAATGCTTATGTAGAAAAATTCTCATTATCACAGTTTTCGGTTCCGCCATTATCAGGACCTTTAGTGACAAAAACATTTAAAAAATACTTCAACAAAACACCGAACGAAGTTTTTGATACGTTTACAGCAGAATCAGTAAATGCAGCAAGTATAGGACAAGTTCATAAAGCCACTAAAGATGGAAAAGAACTAGCTGTAAAAATCCAATATCCTGGAGTTGCTGATAGTATTTCAACCGATTTAGCAATGGTGAAACCTATTGCGATGAAAATGTTTAACATTAAGGGAGAAGGTTCAGATGAGTATTTTAAAGAAGTTGAAGAAAAGCTTTTGGAAGAAACTAATTACGAATTAGAACTTGCACAGAGTAATGAAATAGCTAATGCTTGTAAACATATTCCAAACTTAAAATTCCCAAAATACTATACAGACTTGTCATCAGATAGAATTTTAACGATGGATTGGATGGATGGAGTTCATCTGTCAGAGTTTACTAAAAATGAGCAGCCTGAAGATATTGCAAATAAACTAGGACAAGCTTTGTGGGACTTTTACATGTATCAAATGCACAAACTAAAAAAAGTGCATGCAGATCCGCATCCCGGGAATTTTTTAGTATCCAAATCAAATGAATTGATTGTTATAGATTTTGGATGTATGAAAGAAGTTCCTGAAAGTTTTTATGTGCCTTATTTCGAACTAGCAAAAAGAGAAAATATAGATAATCCAGCTTTTTTTGAAAGTAAACTCTATGAGTTAGAAATCTTAAGAAAAGACGATACACCTGAAGAAATAACCTTTTTTAAAGCATTGTTTTATGAAATGTTATCACTTTTTACACAACCTTTTCAGCAAGAAGAATTTGATTTTTCAGATGAGGAGTTCTTCGGAAAAATAGCAGATTTGGGTCAGAAATATGCCAAGAGTACCGAGCTTAAAAAGATGAATGGAAATAGAGGTTCAAAACACTTTATTTATATCAACCGAACATTTTTTGGTTTGTATAACCTAATGCACGATTTAAAAGCAAACAAGGTAAAAATCAATAATTTTAATACGATATAA
- a CDS encoding SDR family NAD(P)-dependent oxidoreductase, which translates to MKTIVVVGGSSGIGKAIINKLKDSHIIINISRTVPETHENIKHYTCDVTKDELPELEEVHGLVYCPGSINLKSFSRLKLEDFQSDFEINVIGAIKTLKAYESSLAKNNGSVVLFSTVASFLGMPFHASIATSKSAIEGLTKSLAAEYATKIRFNAIAPTVTDTPLAARLLRNEKQQESLQNRHPLKKYLKAEEVAGVATFLLSDAAASMTGQIIPIDAGIVSVKM; encoded by the coding sequence ATGAAAACAATTGTAGTAGTAGGAGGGAGTAGTGGTATAGGAAAAGCTATTATTAATAAATTAAAAGATTCACATATCATTATAAATATTAGTAGAACAGTACCTGAAACTCATGAAAATATAAAACATTATACATGTGATGTTACCAAAGATGAACTTCCAGAATTAGAAGAAGTTCATGGATTAGTTTATTGCCCAGGAAGTATCAACCTAAAATCCTTTTCAAGATTAAAATTAGAAGACTTTCAATCTGATTTTGAAATAAACGTAATAGGAGCAATTAAAACTTTAAAAGCTTACGAAAGCTCGTTAGCAAAAAATAACGGAAGCGTTGTGTTGTTTAGTACTGTAGCTTCGTTTTTAGGAATGCCTTTTCATGCAAGTATTGCAACAAGTAAATCGGCAATAGAAGGACTTACAAAATCGCTAGCGGCAGAATATGCAACTAAAATCCGATTCAATGCAATTGCTCCTACGGTAACAGATACACCTTTAGCAGCTCGTTTATTACGAAATGAAAAACAACAAGAAAGTTTACAAAATAGACATCCGTTAAAAAAATATTTAAAAGCAGAAGAAGTAGCAGGGGTAGCTACCTTTTTACTTTCAGACGCAGCTGCGTCAATGACAGGACAAATAATTCCCATTGATGCTGGAATTGTAAGTGTAAAAATGTAG
- a CDS encoding lycopene cyclase domain-containing protein yields MSQYLYLILNLGSLSIPLLYSVFEKKLHFIQYFKQAALSILLVALFFLIWDSWFTQMGVWGFNPDYHLSLKLLNMPIEEWMFFFCIPYACLFTHEALKFLFPKFKMSKSATVIISFFLIVLVSLLLIFNFGKWYTTVNFVLFLLLLGYALKNHLSTLQEYYPSFLVILIPFLLVNGILTGSFIEEPVVWYNNAENLDFRIFTIPFEDIFYAFTLLFSIQLIFNYLKRKKLERK; encoded by the coding sequence GTGAGTCAGTATTTATATTTAATATTAAATCTAGGCAGTTTAAGTATTCCGCTATTGTATAGTGTTTTTGAAAAAAAACTACACTTTATACAATATTTCAAACAAGCAGCGCTTAGTATTTTGTTAGTTGCCTTGTTTTTTTTAATCTGGGACAGTTGGTTTACGCAAATGGGAGTATGGGGATTTAATCCTGACTATCATTTATCACTAAAGTTACTGAATATGCCCATAGAAGAATGGATGTTTTTCTTTTGTATCCCGTATGCGTGTTTGTTTACACATGAAGCATTGAAGTTTTTATTTCCAAAGTTTAAAATGTCAAAATCCGCGACAGTAATCATAAGCTTTTTCCTCATTGTTTTAGTGAGTTTATTGTTGATTTTTAACTTCGGAAAGTGGTATACCACAGTAAATTTTGTACTGTTTTTACTATTGTTAGGCTATGCGTTAAAGAATCACTTGAGTACACTGCAAGAATACTACCCTAGTTTCTTAGTGATATTAATTCCTTTTCTACTAGTCAACGGAATTTTAACAGGAAGCTTTATAGAAGAACCAGTGGTTTGGTACAATAACGCAGAGAATTTGGATTTTAGAATTTTCACTATACCATTTGAAGATATTTTTTATGCATTTACCCTGCTGTTTTCAATACAGTTAATCTTCAATTATTTAAAAAGAAAGAAACTTGAAAGAAAATAA
- a CDS encoding cryptochrome/photolyase family protein: protein MEDKVSIFWFRRDLRLEDNKGLHEALQSGNKVVPLFIFDEDILENLPKNDARVTFIYETLQNLDEELKKHQSSLLVKKGKPLAIWKKLTEEYTIEAVYTNKDYEPYAIKRDKEVADFLASKGIRFNAFKDQVIFEENEVVKNDGTPYTVFTPYKNKWLQNFSEKKDIQDFVIDFTDFYQFSSEFPLLAFIGFEKSTIKVKPYNLSNLEEYDEVRDFPAEDKTSYLSPYLRFGLVSTRKMVRFALKTNQTFLSELIWREFFMQILYHFPKVVTQNFKQKYDAVPWRNNEEEFKKWCEGKTGYPMVDAGMRELNKTGYMHNRVRMITAGFLCKHLLIDWRWGEAYFAEKLLDYDLSANNGNWQWAAGTGCDAAPYFRVFNPESQLKKFDKDLQYVRKWVKDFDELTYPQPMVEHKLARERAISTYKKALE, encoded by the coding sequence ATGGAAGATAAAGTATCGATTTTTTGGTTTCGTCGAGATTTACGTTTAGAAGATAACAAAGGACTACATGAAGCGCTACAATCAGGAAATAAAGTAGTTCCGTTATTTATTTTTGATGAAGATATTTTAGAAAACCTTCCTAAGAATGATGCGCGAGTAACTTTTATTTACGAAACCTTACAAAACCTAGATGAGGAGCTGAAAAAGCATCAATCATCTCTCTTAGTTAAAAAAGGAAAACCGTTAGCAATTTGGAAAAAACTAACAGAAGAATATACAATTGAAGCAGTTTATACAAATAAAGATTATGAACCTTATGCAATTAAAAGAGATAAGGAAGTAGCCGACTTTTTAGCATCAAAAGGAATAAGATTTAATGCTTTTAAAGATCAAGTAATTTTTGAAGAAAACGAAGTTGTAAAGAATGATGGAACTCCGTACACAGTTTTTACTCCCTATAAAAACAAATGGTTACAAAACTTCTCTGAAAAGAAAGATATACAGGACTTTGTGATAGATTTTACTGATTTTTATCAGTTTTCATCTGAATTTCCATTATTAGCTTTCATAGGTTTTGAAAAAAGTACGATTAAAGTAAAACCATACAACCTATCTAATTTAGAGGAATATGATGAGGTGAGAGATTTTCCTGCTGAAGATAAAACTTCATACTTGTCACCATACCTGCGTTTCGGATTGGTAAGTACTCGAAAAATGGTCCGTTTTGCTTTAAAAACCAACCAAACTTTTTTAAGTGAGCTGATTTGGCGTGAGTTTTTCATGCAGATTTTATATCATTTTCCGAAAGTAGTTACTCAAAACTTCAAACAAAAGTATGACGCTGTTCCTTGGAGAAATAATGAAGAAGAATTTAAAAAATGGTGTGAAGGTAAAACAGGGTATCCAATGGTTGATGCAGGCATGCGAGAGTTAAATAAAACTGGATACATGCACAACAGAGTACGTATGATAACCGCTGGGTTTTTATGCAAACATTTATTGATTGATTGGCGTTGGGGAGAAGCTTACTTTGCAGAAAAGCTGTTGGATTATGACCTGTCAGCAAATAACGGAAATTGGCAATGGGCAGCAGGTACGGGTTGCGATGCAGCTCCGTATTTTAGAGTATTCAATCCAGAATCTCAATTAAAAAAGTTTGATAAAGATTTACAGTATGTTAGAAAATGGGTAAAAGACTTTGATGAGCTAACCTACCCACAACCTATGGTAGAACATAAATTAGCTAGAGAACGAGCGATAAGTACGTATAAAAAAGCACTAGAATAA
- a CDS encoding CIA30 family protein — protein sequence MKWFLILSFLMCLNDEIIIFDKDNNTQKWYITNDTVMGGVSNSSVKINDEGNLVFSGRVSTENNGGFAMTRMPTAINLNKHSKVVLRVKGDDKQYQLRLKSDESQRYSYVQAFRTNTQEQEIVLPLKGFYPAFRGRKLNFGNFSANQIKEVAVLIGNKKDEDFLLEIIKIAIQ from the coding sequence ATGAAATGGTTTTTAATTCTAAGTTTTCTTATGTGTTTGAATGATGAAATTATAATTTTTGACAAAGATAACAACACACAAAAGTGGTATATCACTAACGATACTGTAATGGGCGGTGTTTCTAATTCATCCGTTAAGATTAATGATGAAGGGAATCTTGTTTTCTCAGGAAGAGTTTCAACTGAGAATAATGGTGGATTTGCTATGACGAGAATGCCAACAGCCATAAATTTAAACAAACACTCAAAGGTTGTATTAAGAGTAAAAGGAGATGATAAGCAATATCAATTACGATTAAAGTCAGACGAATCTCAACGTTATTCTTATGTGCAAGCATTCAGAACCAATACACAAGAACAAGAAATTGTATTACCACTAAAAGGGTTTTATCCTGCTTTTAGAGGTAGAAAGTTAAACTTTGGTAATTTTTCTGCTAACCAAATAAAAGAAGTAGCAGTTTTAATAGGAAATAAAAAAGACGAAGACTTTTTGTTAGAAATCATAAAAATAGCAATTCAATAA
- a CDS encoding TspO/MBR family protein: MKENKYIRFLIFLIANFSALAIGAWLMNEGPRTDWYLSLNKAPWTPAGWVFGVAWTTIMVLFAIYMTKVSFQYEFLNKKVLILYIDQWILNVSWNYIFFNQHLTKLGLVVIALLWLLIGYLTFEYVKKVKWYTLFILPYLIWMTIATSLNAYIVLNN; this comes from the coding sequence TTGAAAGAAAATAAATACATACGATTTTTAATATTCTTAATAGCTAATTTTTCAGCATTAGCTATTGGTGCTTGGTTAATGAATGAAGGACCAAGAACAGATTGGTACTTGTCTTTAAACAAAGCTCCATGGACACCAGCGGGTTGGGTTTTTGGAGTGGCTTGGACAACTATTATGGTGTTGTTTGCTATATACATGACGAAAGTGAGTTTTCAGTATGAGTTTTTAAATAAAAAAGTACTCATTTTGTATATAGATCAGTGGATTTTAAACGTAAGCTGGAACTATATTTTCTTTAATCAACATCTAACAAAACTAGGCTTAGTTGTAATCGCATTATTATGGTTACTTATTGGTTATCTCACTTTTGAGTATGTGAAAAAAGTAAAGTGGTATACCTTATTTATACTTCCGTATTTAATATGGATGACGATTGCAACCAGTCTCAACGCATATATTGTATTAAATAATTAA
- a CDS encoding flavin reductase family protein has protein sequence MNSISGYKPANLIATKSFDNITNVAVFSSVVHYGSSPAILGFVLRPTTVVRNTYNNIKETGYYTINAINEAIIEEAHHTSAKYPSEISEFDKTTLSEEFKNNFHAPFVAESPLQIGMKFLEEHHIKANGTILVLGEVTDLYFKDSMLSEDGFLNLSEEKIAAINGLDTYMVAENYTRLSYQRPKE, from the coding sequence ATGAATAGCATTTCTGGTTATAAACCAGCAAACCTTATTGCAACAAAATCATTTGATAACATAACCAATGTTGCAGTTTTTAGTTCGGTGGTGCATTATGGTTCAAGTCCAGCAATTTTAGGGTTTGTATTACGTCCTACAACCGTTGTTAGGAATACGTATAACAATATAAAAGAAACAGGGTATTATACAATCAACGCTATTAATGAAGCAATAATTGAGGAAGCGCATCATACTTCGGCTAAATATCCTTCAGAAATTTCAGAATTTGATAAAACAACACTTTCGGAAGAATTTAAAAATAACTTCCATGCTCCATTTGTAGCAGAGTCACCCTTACAAATAGGAATGAAGTTTTTAGAAGAGCATCATATAAAAGCTAACGGAACTATTTTAGTGTTAGGTGAAGTAACAGATTTGTATTTTAAGGACTCTATGTTGTCAGAAGATGGTTTTTTAAATCTATCCGAAGAAAAAATAGCAGCCATTAATGGATTAGACACTTATATGGTTGCAGAAAATTATACAAGATTATCATATCAAAGACCAAAGGAATGA
- a CDS encoding sterol desaturase family protein: MNIAIYIAVTTLTFIVMEGVTWCTHKYVMHGFGWYLHEDHHQPGYPHVFEKNDAFFVVFAIPSILLFYFGIRPELNFLFFIGLGILLYGLAYFLVHDVLIHRRFKWFDKTNNQYLKGLRKAHKIHHKHLGKHDGECFGMLFVPFKYFNKRQ, encoded by the coding sequence ATGAATATAGCAATTTACATAGCAGTAACTACACTAACGTTTATTGTTATGGAAGGGGTTACTTGGTGCACACACAAATATGTAATGCACGGTTTTGGTTGGTATTTGCATGAAGATCACCATCAACCGGGATATCCGCATGTTTTTGAAAAAAACGATGCTTTTTTTGTGGTCTTTGCAATTCCTAGTATCCTATTGTTCTACTTCGGAATTCGACCAGAGTTAAACTTTTTGTTTTTTATAGGATTAGGTATTCTGTTGTATGGTCTTGCTTACTTTTTAGTGCATGATGTATTAATTCATAGAAGGTTTAAGTGGTTTGATAAAACGAATAACCAATACTTAAAAGGATTGCGAAAAGCACATAAAATTCATCACAAACATTTGGGAAAACACGACGGAGAATGTTTCGGGATGTTGTTTGTACCCTTTAAATATTTTAATAAAAGACAGTGA
- a CDS encoding TetR family transcriptional regulator C-terminal domain-containing protein produces the protein MAKKKNITQEKIIEWYMNTVLLSGQPNSIFSFAKENNFEEAEFYKHFSSFESLEKAVFGIFAKETIHLLHKTEAYKDYSPKDKLLSFYFTFFELLTVNRSYVLVQLKRIKTDFSKLKVLQELRTEFIHFVNEISLEKIDFKNDKINKIQDKTIAEGYWMQLLLILRFWVEDESLNFEKTDLFIEKSVKASFDIQQIAPVKSVIDLAKFLWKEKSPMR, from the coding sequence ATGGCAAAAAAAAAGAACATAACACAAGAAAAAATAATAGAATGGTACATGAATACGGTACTATTATCAGGTCAACCGAATTCAATATTTTCTTTTGCGAAAGAAAATAACTTTGAAGAAGCAGAATTTTATAAACACTTTTCAAGCTTTGAAAGCTTAGAAAAAGCTGTTTTTGGAATTTTCGCTAAAGAAACCATTCATTTACTACACAAAACAGAAGCTTATAAAGACTATTCACCAAAAGATAAATTACTGAGCTTTTATTTTACTTTTTTTGAATTGTTGACAGTAAACAGGTCGTATGTGTTGGTGCAGTTAAAAAGAATAAAAACAGATTTTTCGAAATTAAAAGTACTGCAAGAACTGCGTACTGAGTTTATTCATTTTGTAAATGAAATAAGCCTTGAAAAAATTGATTTTAAAAATGATAAAATCAATAAAATTCAAGATAAAACCATTGCAGAAGGATATTGGATGCAGCTATTGCTCATTCTAAGATTTTGGGTAGAAGACGAGTCGCTAAACTTTGAGAAAACAGATCTTTTTATAGAGAAGTCAGTAAAGGCTAGTTTTGATATTCAACAAATAGCACCTGTAAAAAGTGTGATTGATTTAGCGAAATTTTTGTGGAAAGAAAAATCACCAATGAGATGA
- a CDS encoding glutathione peroxidase — protein sequence MNIVKIFLIMALFSFSGKAQTVEPKESLYDIKIEGINGDNLDLHQFKGKKILFVNVASKCGFTNQYEGLQELYSKHKDKLVIVGLPCNQFGGQEPGTIKEIQSFCSVTYGVDFPMTEKIEVKGENQHPLYQWLTEKEKNGKMSSSVKWNFQKYLVDEEGRLVDVFYSITKPMSKKITKLL from the coding sequence ATGAACATAGTAAAAATATTCTTAATCATGGCATTATTTAGTTTTTCAGGCAAAGCACAAACCGTGGAGCCTAAAGAATCGTTATACGATATAAAAATTGAAGGTATTAATGGAGATAATCTAGATCTTCATCAATTCAAAGGAAAGAAAATATTATTTGTAAATGTAGCATCAAAATGTGGTTTTACAAATCAGTATGAAGGTTTACAAGAACTGTACTCAAAACATAAAGATAAGTTAGTAATTGTAGGTTTACCATGTAACCAGTTTGGAGGACAAGAACCAGGAACAATAAAAGAAATTCAATCGTTTTGTAGTGTAACCTATGGAGTAGATTTTCCTATGACAGAAAAAATTGAGGTTAAAGGAGAAAATCAACACCCGTTATATCAATGGTTAACAGAAAAAGAGAAAAATGGAAAAATGAGTTCTTCAGTAAAATGGAATTTTCAAAAATATTTGGTAGATGAAGAAGGAAGGTTAGTTGATGTTTTTTATTCAATCACAAAGCCAATGAGCAAGAAAATCACCAAACTGTTATAA
- a CDS encoding SRPBCC family protein, whose protein sequence is MIHFKKHSGIYTLSTEQTLNVPLEKAWDFFSAPENLQKITPSHMGFQITSEVNKKAYAGQIITYKVGILPGVKSNWVTEITQVKEQQFFIDEQRFGPYAMWHHEHWFEELPEGKTLMKDKISYKIPFGFLGHIAQSIFIKRQLKGIFKHRYSTLEKLFNGR, encoded by the coding sequence ATGATTCATTTCAAAAAACATTCGGGTATTTATACCTTATCCACTGAGCAAACATTAAACGTTCCATTAGAAAAAGCGTGGGACTTTTTCAGTGCTCCAGAAAATTTGCAAAAAATAACCCCTTCACATATGGGGTTTCAAATTACTTCTGAGGTTAATAAAAAAGCGTATGCGGGACAAATTATCACTTACAAAGTAGGAATCCTGCCTGGGGTAAAATCAAATTGGGTAACAGAAATTACTCAAGTAAAAGAACAACAGTTTTTTATAGATGAACAGCGATTTGGTCCTTATGCAATGTGGCATCATGAGCATTGGTTTGAAGAGTTGCCAGAAGGAAAAACGTTAATGAAAGACAAAATTTCATACAAAATACCTTTTGGTTTTTTAGGGCATATCGCCCAATCAATCTTTATAAAAAGGCAGTTAAAAGGAATTTTTAAACACCGTTATAGTACGTTAGAAAAATTATTTAATGGAAGATAA